DNA sequence from the Pseudoduganella plicata genome:
ATCTTCTGGCCTTCCTGGTAAACCTGGCCGCCGTCGAGGAAGCCGAACCAGCGCAGGCTGCGGTCCTTGCCCTGGCCCGGGAACGGCATCTGCAGTTCCGCATTGCCGATCAGGCGCGAGGCGCCGCCCAGGGCATCGAAGTTGACCGGGTCGACATAGCCCAGCGACGAGCTGTAATAGCCGCGCACCGAGCCGATACCGCCGGCGTAGAAGTTCTTGAAGACGGGGTAAGGCTTGCTGCCGATGCCGTGGCCGTAATCGAACTCGCCTTTCAGGGCCAGCGTCATCGACTGCGTCAGCGGACGATACCACTGGTGTTCGTAGACGGCGCGGTAATACTTCGTGTCGCCGATCAGGTCGATCTCGAGGTTGGCGCGCTGGTAGCGGCCCACCGTCGGCGTGACGGCGCTGTCGCGGCTGTCGCGGCCCCACGCCACCGTCAGCGGCACCGAGTTGGACGAGACGGAACCTTCGCCGCTTTCCGGGCCGCCCAGGTCGCGCACGTATTTCTTGAAGTAGCTCGGGCTGGTCGGGTCGGTTTCGATATTGGCGTGTTCCAGGCCGATGCCGAAGAACACCGTGTCGACTTCCGAGAACGGCACACCCCAGCTGACGCGGCCACCGGTCTGCTTGATGGAATACGCGCCGATATTGACCGCCGGCGGGCGGAACGTACGCAGGTAAATCTCATAGCTCTGCGACACGCCATCGTCCGTGAAGTATGGATTCGTTTCGGAGAACGCGATCGTGCGGCTGTATTTACTGGTATTCAGGTCGATGCCGACGGTATTGCCCGAACCGGCGAAGTTGGCCTGCTGGATCGAGGCGTTCAGGCTGAATTTCTCGGCCTGAGAGAACGCGCCACCGATCTGGAACGAACCGGTCGGCTTCTCGACCACCGTCAGGTTGACGTCCACCTGGTCCGACGTGCCCTGCGCTTCCGGCGTGTCGATCGTCACGTCCTTGAAGTAGCCCAGGCGGTCGACGCGGTCGCGCGAGAGCTTGATCTTGTTGGCGTCGTACCAGCTCGATTCGAACTGGCGGAACTCGCGGCGAATGACTTCATCGCGCGTGGTCGTGTTGCCGGCGATGTTCATGCGGCGCACGTAGGCGCGCTTGCCCGGGTCGATCATGAACGTGAACGCCACTTCGCGCTTTTCGCGGTTCACTTCCGGATTGGCGTTGACGTTGGCAAAGGCGTAGCCGAAGTTGCCCAGGCGGTCCGTGATCAGCTTGTTCGTGGCCGTCAGGCGCGCGCCCGAGTATGTCGCACCCGGTTTGAGCAGCACCAGCGAGCGCAGCTCGTCCTCGCGGCCGAACATCTCGCCTTCGAACTTGATGTCCGAGACGGTGTACTTCTCGCCTTCGGTGATGTTGATGGTGAGGTAGATGTCCTTCTTGTCCGGCGTGATCGAGACCTGCGTCGAATCGACGTTCATCTCGATGTAGCCGCGGTCCAGGTAGAACGATTTCAGCGACTCGATGTCGCCCGTCAGCTTCGTCTTCGAATACTGGTCGGCCTTCGTGTACCAGCTGAACCAGGTGCTCGTGTTCAGCGACAGCTCCTTGCGCAGCTCCTTGTCGGA
Encoded proteins:
- the bamA gene encoding outer membrane protein assembly factor BamA yields the protein MKFNSDRFALPSFRRSLIGAAVLAFCSGSAFAIAPFVVKDIRVEGIQRTEAGTVFSYLPVRVGETFSDDKSVAAIKALYATGIFKDVRLEADGNVLVVIVEERPAIAKVDFTGTHEFEKDMLVKALKDIGVGEAKTFDKATVDRAEQELKRQYLSRGLYGVKITTTVTPMERNRVGINFGVDEGEIARIKQINIVGNKVFSDKELRKELSLNTSTWFSWYTKADQYSKTKLTGDIESLKSFYLDRGYIEMNVDSTQVSITPDKKDIYLTINITEGEKYTVSDIKFEGEMFGREDELRSLVLLKPGATYSGARLTATNKLITDRLGNFGYAFANVNANPEVNREKREVAFTFMIDPGKRAYVRRMNIAGNTTTRDEVIRREFRQFESSWYDANKIKLSRDRVDRLGYFKDVTIDTPEAQGTSDQVDVNLTVVEKPTGSFQIGGAFSQAEKFSLNASIQQANFAGSGNTVGIDLNTSKYSRTIAFSETNPYFTDDGVSQSYEIYLRTFRPPAVNIGAYSIKQTGGRVSWGVPFSEVDTVFFGIGLEHANIETDPTSPSYFKKYVRDLGGPESGEGSVSSNSVPLTVAWGRDSRDSAVTPTVGRYQRANLEIDLIGDTKYYRAVYEHQWYRPLTQSMTLALKGEFDYGHGIGSKPYPVFKNFYAGGIGSVRGYYSSSLGYVDPVNFDALGGASRLIGNAELQMPFPGQGKDRSLRWFGFLDGGQVYQEGQKMRLSELRFSTGLGISWISPVGPLKLSYAKPLNAKPGDRLERFQFQMGTGF